One stretch of Bacteroidota bacterium DNA includes these proteins:
- the ispD gene encoding 2-C-methyl-D-erythritol 4-phosphate cytidylyltransferase: MFTSVIIPAAGFGERMGATIGKQFLMLNDKPILVHTLERFQLCDAVHEIVVATQKSAFPIIEEIKVKYALSKLVSPVEGGERRQDSVAKALQCINAKTEIVIVHDAVRPFVHLKEITQSIETAKYFGASIVAVRAKDTMKQASTDGRVEKTLNRSSLWSVQTPQTFQRKILLDAYDAAKKNDLIATDDSFMVEQIGISPIIVEGSYENIKITTPDDLLLAELLLKRFIP; encoded by the coding sequence ATGTTTACCAGTGTGATTATACCCGCGGCAGGGTTTGGCGAACGAATGGGTGCAACCATCGGCAAGCAATTCTTGATGCTGAACGATAAACCGATCTTGGTTCACACGTTGGAACGATTTCAATTATGTGATGCAGTCCATGAGATTGTTGTTGCAACACAGAAATCTGCCTTCCCGATCATTGAAGAGATTAAAGTTAAATATGCTCTTTCAAAATTAGTCTCGCCGGTTGAAGGGGGAGAGCGTCGGCAGGATTCTGTTGCGAAAGCATTGCAATGTATTAATGCAAAAACGGAAATCGTGATTGTGCATGACGCCGTCAGGCCGTTCGTTCATCTGAAAGAAATTACACAATCTATCGAAACCGCAAAATATTTTGGTGCTTCTATAGTAGCAGTCCGAGCTAAAGACACAATGAAACAAGCTTCCACAGACGGAAGAGTAGAAAAAACGCTGAACAGATCATCATTATGGAGCGTCCAAACTCCGCAGACATTTCAACGAAAGATTCTTCTAGATGCGTATGATGCTGCAAAAAAAAACGATCTCATTGCTACAGATGATTCATTTATGGTGGAGCAGATTGGAATTTCACCGATTATTGTAGAAGGAAGCTACGAAAACATCAAAATTACTACCCCGGATGATCTTTTGCTTGCCGAATTGCTCTTAAAACGCTTTATTCCTTAA
- the plsY gene encoding glycerol-3-phosphate 1-O-acyltransferase PlsY, translated as MGNLAIVIFLSYIFGSIPTSIIATKLADAGDIRKFGSGNAGGTNVLRMLGWKVGLAVILFDLIKGVIATYYIPQIFWDPNTLPFNNNTPFQDFTVVQIICGIAAVLGHIWTLFAGFKGGKGVATGAGMVLGLAPIEFVVAIAVFALVFTAWRYVSLGSILGAMAIPVTMFIRENLFKVDIPGYHTLVYFAIAVSLLITYTHRENIKRLLDGTENKLTHFKGIRQ; from the coding sequence ATGGGAAATCTAGCAATCGTAATTTTTCTGAGTTATATTTTCGGATCGATTCCGACCAGTATTATTGCCACAAAACTTGCTGATGCTGGGGATATTCGTAAGTTCGGCAGCGGCAACGCAGGAGGGACGAATGTGCTGCGGATGCTTGGCTGGAAAGTGGGTCTTGCTGTAATCTTATTCGATCTTATCAAAGGGGTCATTGCAACGTATTACATCCCGCAAATATTTTGGGATCCTAATACGCTTCCATTTAATAATAATACTCCCTTCCAGGATTTTACGGTAGTGCAGATTATTTGCGGAATCGCTGCAGTGCTCGGGCACATTTGGACTCTCTTTGCCGGATTTAAAGGGGGGAAAGGTGTTGCTACGGGTGCAGGTATGGTGCTCGGACTTGCCCCGATAGAATTTGTTGTAGCAATTGCTGTATTCGCATTGGTCTTTACCGCTTGGCGATACGTTTCACTCGGATCAATTCTGGGAGCAATGGCAATTCCTGTGACAATGTTTATTCGAGAGAATCTCTTCAAGGTGGATATTCCCGGATATCATACGCTGGTCTATTTTGCTATTGCTGTTTCACTTCTCATTACGTACACTCACCGTGAGAACATCAAACGGCTGCTGGATGGAACCGAAAATAAACTGACACACTTCAAAGGTATACGCCAGTAA
- a CDS encoding NAD(P)H-dependent glycerol-3-phosphate dehydrogenase: MRISVLGAGSWGTTLAIVLCENFRDVTLWSYRADQTEEMREARTNKDYLPGITLPKHLKITHDLEEASSKKDLIVTAVPSQFLRNVLKDIAHVDLNKTIIVNVAKGIENKTLMTMSEVMIDILEHEKKSNIVILSGPSHAEEVVKKIPTAVVASSFSSRTAKIVAQCFNTPYFRVYVSDDIRGVELGGALKNVIAIGAGVVDGAGFGDNTKAAIITRGIAEMTRLGDKMGALPRTFSGLSGVGDLIVTCMSKHSRNRHVGEELGRGRKLDDILGEMVMIAEGVATCRSAVDLAKKHHTEMAIFSEVYNIMFNGKEPHRATEDLMGRSIKGEH; encoded by the coding sequence ATGCGTATCTCAGTTCTTGGAGCCGGAAGTTGGGGCACAACACTTGCCATTGTACTATGTGAAAATTTTCGCGATGTGACATTGTGGAGCTATCGTGCAGATCAAACAGAAGAAATGCGCGAAGCGCGAACGAACAAAGACTATCTTCCCGGAATAACACTCCCCAAACATTTAAAGATTACACATGATCTAGAGGAAGCATCCTCAAAAAAAGATCTTATTGTTACAGCTGTTCCCTCTCAGTTTCTTCGCAACGTTCTCAAAGATATTGCTCATGTCGATCTCAATAAAACAATCATTGTCAATGTGGCGAAAGGGATTGAAAATAAAACATTGATGACGATGTCTGAGGTGATGATTGATATTTTGGAACATGAGAAAAAATCGAATATCGTCATCCTTTCCGGTCCTAGTCACGCGGAAGAAGTCGTGAAAAAAATTCCGACCGCTGTCGTTGCTTCCTCATTCAGTTCACGCACAGCAAAGATTGTTGCGCAATGTTTTAACACTCCTTATTTTCGAGTGTATGTTTCCGACGATATCCGAGGGGTTGAGCTAGGTGGCGCATTGAAAAATGTGATTGCCATCGGTGCCGGAGTTGTGGATGGTGCCGGATTCGGCGATAACACAAAAGCCGCCATCATTACGCGCGGTATTGCTGAGATGACCAGACTCGGAGATAAAATGGGGGCGCTCCCAAGAACATTTTCCGGTCTTTCCGGTGTTGGCGACCTTATTGTGACTTGTATGAGCAAACACAGCCGTAACCGCCATGTCGGCGAGGAGCTCGGTCGCGGCAGGAAATTAGATGATATTTTAGGAGAGATGGTAATGATTGCAGAAGGTGTTGCAACATGTCGATCTGCCGTTGATCTTGCCAAAAAACATCATACCGAAATGGCTATTTTTTCCGAAGTCTACAATATTATGTTCAACGGAAAAGAACCTCACCGTGCCACAGAAGATCTGATGGGCAGAAGCATTAAAGGCGAACACTGA
- a CDS encoding amidohydrolase, whose protein sequence is MKKFLFFLLPLFLSAQQSADIIFINGKIWTVDTTRPEAEAIAVCNGKIAAVGSSKEIRQYAGKATKIIDLKRKRMLPGFIDNHTHFMSGGFQLQSVDLRTANTEIDFAQIIKKRAEERPAKWITGGDWDHDLWKSGILPAKEMIDSFTVNTPVFVNRYDGHMALANSYVLRLAGITKETPDPPGGTIVRDPKTGEPTGLLKDEAMSPIWRWIPEPTDDDMLNAARLALTEAKKFGVTSIQDNAYSNGDRDIKTYNELNRRGELTARMNCVNFISHWKNLSASGVQMPFGDEMIRIGSLKALADGSLGSSTALFFEKFLNENTYGLPMDIVTDGRLERWATSADSVRLQLRIHAIGDRANSLMLDMYERITKKNPKWDRRFRIEHAQHIHPKDFKRFADLRVIAAVQPYHAIDDGRWAIKRIGDKRCKTTYPFRTFLDNGVKMCFGSDWTVAPLDPLLGIYAATTRRTIDGANPNGWYPEQKISVKEAIECYTINNAYAAFEEDVKGSISIGKLADFVVLSDDILSIDPVKIEQTKVEMTVLGGEIIYEKR, encoded by the coding sequence ATGAAAAAATTTCTATTTTTTCTCCTTCCACTATTTCTCTCTGCTCAACAATCCGCCGATATTATTTTTATCAACGGGAAAATCTGGACGGTTGATACAACTCGACCGGAAGCAGAAGCTATTGCCGTGTGCAACGGAAAGATCGCTGCGGTCGGATCATCAAAAGAAATTCGACAATATGCCGGCAAAGCGACGAAGATTATTGACCTCAAAAGGAAACGGATGTTACCGGGTTTTATTGATAACCATACTCACTTTATGAGCGGTGGTTTTCAATTACAGAGTGTCGATCTTCGTACGGCTAACACTGAGATTGATTTTGCTCAGATTATTAAGAAGAGAGCTGAGGAACGACCCGCGAAATGGATTACTGGTGGCGATTGGGATCACGATCTTTGGAAAAGCGGTATTCTTCCTGCCAAAGAAATGATCGATTCATTTACGGTGAATACGCCGGTGTTCGTTAATCGATATGATGGGCATATGGCTCTTGCGAATAGTTATGTGTTGCGTCTTGCAGGCATTACGAAAGAGACTCCAGATCCGCCGGGAGGAACAATCGTTCGAGACCCAAAGACCGGAGAACCGACCGGATTGTTGAAGGATGAAGCAATGTCACCGATTTGGCGATGGATTCCCGAACCAACTGACGATGATATGCTTAATGCTGCCAGACTCGCATTAACGGAAGCAAAAAAATTCGGTGTCACGTCAATTCAGGATAATGCATACTCAAACGGCGATCGTGATATTAAAACGTATAATGAATTGAACCGCCGGGGTGAATTGACAGCCAGAATGAATTGTGTCAATTTTATTTCTCATTGGAAGAATCTTTCCGCAAGCGGAGTGCAGATGCCGTTTGGTGATGAGATGATCCGTATTGGTTCGCTGAAGGCGCTTGCAGATGGTTCACTCGGTTCTTCCACTGCATTGTTCTTTGAGAAGTTTCTCAATGAAAATACGTATGGCCTTCCAATGGATATTGTTACGGATGGACGTTTGGAACGGTGGGCAACAAGCGCTGACAGCGTCCGGTTGCAATTACGTATTCACGCTATTGGTGACAGAGCCAATAGCTTAATGTTGGATATGTATGAACGGATTACGAAGAAAAATCCGAAATGGGACCGTCGATTCCGGATAGAACATGCGCAGCATATTCATCCGAAAGATTTCAAACGATTTGCCGATCTAAGAGTGATTGCAGCTGTTCAGCCGTACCATGCAATTGATGATGGGCGCTGGGCGATTAAACGCATCGGTGATAAGCGGTGCAAAACAACTTATCCGTTCAGAACATTTTTGGATAATGGAGTAAAAATGTGTTTCGGTAGTGATTGGACTGTTGCACCCTTGGATCCGTTATTAGGTATATATGCCGCCACGACACGAAGAACAATTGACGGCGCTAATCCAAACGGTTGGTATCCGGAACAAAAGATATCCGTGAAAGAAGCGATTGAATGTTACACGATCAATAACGCCTACGCTGCATTTGAGGAAGACGTGAAAGGAAGCATCAGTATTGGCAAGCTTGCCGATTTTGTTGTGCTCTCAGATGATATTCTTTCTATCGATCCAGTGAAGATAGAACAGACGAAAGTAGAAATGACGGTGTTGGGTGGGGAAATTATTTATGAGAAAAGATAG
- a CDS encoding energy transducer TonB, with product MKTKMNSGTMELRILSQRYMTEGLMIAGLFHFMLIGSYQLYSSLTNTEELKFSRIPRDNMIIDYFPPSINRNPILPQLNIARSILSSVGIPIPIPDPEINPDATIATQTEMSKSTGNEVGIDGGTGTIISDGTSIGEEELPPEPFIPVQVMPVPISNPAPAYPDIAKRAGVEGTVYIKMWVTKEGRVKQAEVVKSTSELFNQAAIEAALMWTFTPAIMNNGPVSVWVTVPFKFRLNNR from the coding sequence ATGAAAACCAAAATGAATAGTGGAACGATGGAATTACGAATATTGTCCCAACGATATATGACTGAAGGATTGATGATTGCTGGATTATTCCATTTTATGTTGATCGGCAGTTATCAATTATATTCTTCGTTGACAAATACAGAGGAGTTAAAATTTTCCAGGATTCCTAGAGATAATATGATTATCGATTATTTTCCACCATCGATAAATAGAAATCCTATACTGCCACAACTCAACATCGCAAGATCAATCTTATCGTCCGTAGGAATTCCAATTCCGATTCCTGATCCGGAAATTAATCCTGACGCTACCATCGCAACACAAACGGAAATGAGCAAATCGACAGGAAACGAAGTTGGCATCGATGGCGGAACGGGAACTATCATTTCAGACGGCACTTCCATTGGCGAAGAAGAATTACCACCCGAACCATTTATTCCAGTTCAGGTGATGCCTGTTCCCATTTCTAATCCTGCACCGGCATATCCCGATATCGCCAAAAGGGCAGGTGTTGAAGGAACGGTTTACATAAAAATGTGGGTCACCAAAGAAGGAAGAGTTAAACAAGCGGAAGTGGTAAAGTCTACGTCCGAGCTTTTTAATCAAGCAGCTATTGAGGCAGCATTGATGTGGACATTCACGCCGGCGATAATGAACAATGGTCCAGTGAGTGTGTGGGTAACGGTACCGTTCAAGTTTCGGTTGAATAATCGATAA
- a CDS encoding VWA domain-containing protein — protein sequence MKTKLTALIVLISTITAIGMTLHAPSPVMTLNGKLNCPVVSEKGGTAYLQLTLTTPNILGDSKRTPMNLSVVIDRSGSMSDQHKMEYAKKAFATLIDQLQPHDILSLVIYDDVVDVLRRAKKVGDDKNSIKKILDEVYPRGSTNLGGGLMEGLKQAKIFVGKEFVNRVVLLSDGLANVGVTDPSELNKIARRHRNQSISITSMGVGLDYNENLMMGISESGGGNYYFIEHPNSLSSIVRQEFDMVSSILAQNSAIYLSLGDNVRVKDVVGCEFKNESERYIIPIGDLYANETRELTIELSIPAGSGKRVVASGELRYESAQIIASFPTFIAHVSYTKDFAEVEKNRDINTQAKADIAVSARKVEQAMQAMDDGDQAGAELQLNEAKDMISNSPAASAMGASGESVRSQLGKIESYQKTAREETDTRRAKKSIQYDNYKTRKNK from the coding sequence ATGAAAACCAAACTCACTGCACTTATTGTGTTGATTTCAACGATTACCGCCATCGGCATGACATTACACGCACCGTCCCCGGTGATGACGCTCAATGGAAAACTGAATTGTCCCGTTGTCTCCGAAAAAGGAGGAACTGCATATTTACAACTGACGCTAACCACACCAAATATACTCGGGGATTCAAAACGGACACCAATGAATCTTTCTGTAGTGATCGATAGAAGCGGCTCAATGAGCGATCAACATAAAATGGAATATGCAAAGAAAGCATTTGCTACGCTCATTGACCAATTACAGCCGCACGATATTCTGTCCCTTGTTATTTATGACGATGTCGTTGACGTGCTTCGACGCGCAAAGAAAGTGGGAGATGATAAAAACTCCATTAAAAAGATACTGGATGAAGTGTACCCCCGCGGTTCCACAAATCTTGGCGGAGGATTAATGGAGGGATTAAAACAGGCAAAAATATTTGTCGGGAAGGAATTTGTCAATCGGGTGGTGCTCTTGTCTGACGGACTAGCGAATGTCGGCGTAACTGATCCATCGGAACTCAATAAGATTGCACGACGACACCGCAATCAATCAATCTCCATCACTTCCATGGGGGTCGGATTGGATTATAACGAAAATTTGATGATGGGAATTTCAGAAAGCGGCGGGGGGAACTATTACTTTATTGAGCATCCGAATTCTCTTTCATCAATCGTTCGCCAAGAATTTGATATGGTCTCATCAATATTGGCTCAAAATAGCGCGATCTATCTTTCACTAGGAGACAATGTCCGCGTGAAGGATGTTGTCGGATGTGAATTCAAGAATGAATCTGAGCGATATATTATTCCAATTGGCGATTTATATGCAAATGAAACCCGTGAACTCACCATAGAACTTTCCATTCCCGCCGGAAGCGGAAAACGAGTCGTTGCATCAGGCGAATTACGATATGAAAGTGCACAGATTATAGCGTCATTCCCAACATTTATTGCTCACGTAAGTTATACAAAAGATTTTGCCGAAGTGGAAAAGAACCGAGACATCAACACTCAGGCAAAAGCAGATATCGCAGTTTCAGCACGCAAAGTGGAACAGGCGATGCAAGCGATGGATGATGGTGACCAGGCGGGAGCAGAACTACAATTGAATGAAGCAAAAGACATGATCAGCAATTCTCCTGCTGCATCAGCAATGGGTGCAAGCGGTGAATCCGTTCGCTCTCAACTTGGGAAGATCGAATCGTATCAAAAAACTGCACGTGAAGAGACCGATACACGGCGCGCAAAAAAATCAATTCAGTATGACAATTATAAAACACGCAAAAATAAATAG